One segment of Helicobacter anatolicus DNA contains the following:
- the rpsL gene encoding 30S ribosomal protein S12 — protein MPTINQLIRKERKKVIKKTKSPALMECPQRRGVCTRVYTTTPKKPNSALRKVAKVKLTSKIEVISYIPGEGHNLQEHSIVLVRGGRVKDLPGVKYHIVRGALDTSGVAKRTVSRSKYGAKKAKQGADKK, from the coding sequence CCAACTATAAATCAGTTAATTCGTAAAGAAAGAAAGAAAGTTATTAAAAAAACTAAATCTCCTGCTTTGATGGAATGTCCTCAAAGAAGAGGAGTTTGTACTCGTGTATATACAACAACACCAAAGAAACCTAACTCTGCTTTGAGAAAAGTTGCAAAAGTTAAGCTTACTAGTAAGATTGAGGTTATTAGTTATATTCCTGGAGAAGGTCATAATCTACAGGAGCACTCTATTGTGCTGGTTAGAGGAGGAAGGGTAAAAGACTTACCTGGTGTTAAGTATCATATTGTAAGAGGTGCGTTAGATACTTCTGGTGTTGCTAAGAGAACAGTTTCAAGAAGTAAATATGGTGCTAAAAAAGCAAAACAAGGTGCTGATAAAAAATAA
- the rpsG gene encoding 30S ribosomal protein S7 — MRRRKAPVREVLGDPIYNNKVVTKFINKMMYDGKKSIAEKIIYAAFDKIEEKSGEKGIEVFEKALEKIKPLVEVRSRRVGGATYQVPVEVRPVRQQSLSIRWILEATRKRNERTMVDRLANELLDAASDKGAAFKKREDVHKMAEANKAFAHYRW, encoded by the coding sequence ATGAGAAGAAGAAAAGCCCCAGTTAGAGAAGTTTTAGGTGACCCAATCTATAACAACAAGGTGGTCACGAAGTTTATCAATAAGATGATGTATGATGGTAAAAAAAGTATTGCTGAGAAAATTATTTATGCAGCTTTTGACAAAATAGAGGAAAAAAGTGGTGAAAAAGGTATCGAAGTTTTTGAAAAGGCTTTAGAAAAAATTAAACCACTTGTAGAAGTTAGAAGTAGAAGAGTAGGTGGTGCTACTTATCAAGTTCCAGTAGAAGTTAGACCAGTAAGACAGCAATCTCTTTCTATCAGATGGATTTTAGAAGCTACAAGAAAAAGAAATGAAAGAACAATGGTTGATAGACTTGCAAATGAGCTATTAGATGCTGCTAGTGATAAAGGTGCTGCGTTTAAGAAAAGAGAAGATGTACATAAGATGGCAGAAGCTAATAAAGCATTTGCACATTATAGATGGTAA